The DNA region GTAGGCGAGGTTCGAGAGCATCAGCGGCCCGGCGAGCGTGAGCAGCTCGCGGGTGCTGCCCTGTGGGGCGCCGGGGGAAGTGGGGGCGGCGGACACGCCGGGCACGCTAGCATTCCCCCCGCCGGAACCGTCCAGCCGGACAGAACCCGTACGGAAGGAGGAATCATGGTGGGCCGAATCCATTTGACTCATCCCGGGTCGGTCGGGGAGGGGGCGCGGTCTGCCCGGGGGGGCCGGTGGCCGTGACCCCGTGCCACAATCTGGTGTACGTCACGGGCGGCGCCCGCAGCGGCAAGAGTTCCTTCGGCGAGCGCCGGGCCGCCGCGCCCGGTCAGGGGGTCACGTACCTCGCCACCGCGCAGGCCCTCGACCCCGAGATGGAGGCCCGCATCACCCGTCACCGCGCTGACCGCCCGCCCGGCTGGGTGACCGTCGAGGAGCCCGTGAACCTCCCGCAGGCCCTCCGCGACGCGGCCACCCCCACCGTCCTCCTCGACTGCCTGAGCCTGTGGGTGAGCAACCTGATGCTGGCTGACCTGCCCGACGAGGCTATCCTCGCGCGGGCCGACGCGCTGCTCGCCGCCGCCCGCGCCCGCCCCGGCCTGACCGTCCTCGTGACCAACGAGGTGGGGTTCGGCATCGTGCCCGACAACGCCCTCGCCCGCCGCTACCGGGACGTGCTGGGCTGGGTGAACCAGCGGGCCGCCGCGGCGAGTGACGAGGCGTGGCTCCTGGTGAGCGGCCTGCCCGTGCGGCTCAAGCCCTCCGCACTCAACATTTGAAGGAGTCCCATGACCACCCCCCTTCACCCCGACCTCGCCGCCCTGATCGCTGCCACCGGACCCGCCGACCCCGCCGCCATGCGCTCGGCTCGCGAGCGGCAGGCCCAGCTCACCAAGCCCACGGGGGCGCTCGGCGACCTGGAGGAACTGGCGGTGCGGCTCGCCGGGGTGTTCAGGACCGAGAAGCCGTGGCCGCGCGGGGTGGCGGTCCTCGTGGCGGCGGGGGACCACGGGGTGGCGGCGGGGGGCGTGAGCGCCTACCCGCCCGAGGTGACGCCCGCGATGGTGGCGAACTTCCTGGCCGACACGGACGCGGGGCCGGGCGGGGCCGCCGTGAACGCCATCGCCCGCACGGTGGGGGCGCGGGTGTACGTGATGGACGCGGGGGTGAACGCGGAGCTGCCCGGCCACCCCCGGCTGGTGCGGGCGGCGGTGCGCCGGGGCACCCGCGACCTGCGCCGCGAGCCCGCCATGACCCGGGAGGAAACCGAGGCCCTGATTCTGGCGGGGGCGGCCCTGGCCCGCCGGGCCACCCAGGAGGGCGCCGACCTGCTCGTTCCCGGCGAGATGGGAATCGGGAACACCACGCCCGCCGCCGCCCTCACCGCCCGGCTGCTGGACCTCGACCCTGTGGAAGTGACGGGGCGGGGCACCGGGGTGGACGACGAAACGCTGGCCCGCAAGGTGGGGGCCGTGAGGGAGGCGCTGGGCCGGAACGGGAGTGACCCCAGCGACCCCCTCGGCGTCCTCGCCGACCTGGGCGGCTACGAGATCGCGGCGATGCTGGGGATGATGCTCCAGGCCGCCGCCTCCCGGCGCGCCGTCATCCTCGACGGCTTCGTGGAGGGCTCTGCGGCGCTCGTCGGGGTGGCCCTCGCGCCGCACCTCCGGGACTTCCTCTTTGCGGCGGGCGAGTGCGCCGAGATCGGGCACGCGGCGCAGCTCGCCCACCTGGGCCTGAAACCGATGTTCCGCCTGGGTCTGCGGCTGGGCGAGGGGACGGGCGGCGTGCTGGCGGCACCGCTACTCCTCTCCGCGGCGGCCACCCTGCGCGAGATGCGGACTTTCGCCGAGGCAGGGGTGCCGGGCGGGGTGTAGCGGAGGGGACGACCTACCGGGGCCGCGGGAGTTCCCCGGGCTCGCCGCGCAGGGCACGCTCGCGGGCCAGGTAGGCCGGAACGTCCCCCGCGGCCAGGGGCCGGGAGAGCAGGTAGCCCTGTGCGTAGTCGCAGCCGAGATCGCGGAGCCGCTCATGCTGGGCCGGGGTCTCGATGCCCCCTCGGCGACCACCCGCAGCCTCAGGTTCTTCGCCATCTGGATGATGGTGCGCACGAGTTCCGTGCTCTCCCCGTTGCCCGTCATGCGGTGGACGAAGGAGCGGTCGATCTTGGGGGTGTCCACCGGGTAGAACTGGAGGTCGCCCAGCGAGGAGTACCCGGTGCCGAAGTCGTCGAGGGAGAGGCCCACCCCCAGCTCGCGGATGCGAGCGAGGGTCTCGCCGATGGTCTGCGAATGCTCCAGCAGCACGCCCTCGGTGATCTCCAGCCTGAGGGCGCGGGGGTCGAAGCCCAGGTCACCCAGCACCCCCGCGAGCGAGGTGTACACGTCGGGCGCCGCGAAGTGCCGCCCGGAGAAGTGGACGCACAGCTCGGGGGGCACCCCCCCGGGCCGCCGCCACGCGAGCACCTGCGCGCACGCCCCGCGCAGCACCTAGCGGTCGAGGTCGAGGATCAGCCCGGTCTCCTCGGCCAGGTCGATGAACCCGGCGGGGGGAGCAGGCCGCGAACGGGATGCTGCCGGCGCACGAGCGCCTCGAACCCCACCGTGCGCCCCGAGGCGAGCGCCACGATGGGCTGGTAAAGCACGCGCAGCTCCCCCTGGCGGATGGCCCGCCGCAGGTCCCGCTCCGGGTGGGTGCGGTCCACGGCCTGCTCGCGCATCTCGGGCGTGAACTCCTGGTAGCCCGCCCCGCCGCGCGCCTTGGCCCGGTCCATGGCGATGTCCGCGTCGCGCAGCACGGCGGTCGCCGACTCGTACCTCGGGCCGCCGAACACCAGCCCGATGCTCGCCGAGACGAGCAGTTCGTGCTCCTGCACCCCGAAGGGCTGGCGCCGCGCCGTTCCGACGCGCCCCGCGACCCCCCGGGCGTACTCCCCGTTCCCCAGCGGTTCGAGCAGCAGGGTGAACTCGTCCCCGCCCAGCCGGGTGACCGTGTCCGTGGGGCGCAGCTCGGCCCGCAGCCGCCCCGCCAGGGCGACGAGCAGCGCGTCCCCCGCTGGGTGCCCCAGCGAGTCGCTGATCACCTTGAAGCGGTCGGTGTCCAGGAACAGCACCGCGAAGCCGGACCCGTTCGGCTCCCGGGCGCGGGCGAGCGCCTGCTCCAATCGGTCGCGCCGCAGGGCGAGGTTGGACAGGCCGGTCAGGGCGTCGTGGAGGGCGTCGTGTTGCAGCCTGCGGTTGGCCGTCTCCAGCTCGCGGTTGAGCCCCGCCAGCTCTCCAGGGCCTGCTTGCAGTCGGTGATGTCCAGGCCGTAGCCGGTGGCGAGGTCCAGCTCCCCCCGCCGCCGAGGACACCGGGTTCAGGCAGCGCAGCATGGGCCGAACGCGGCCGTCCGGCAGGGTGAACTGCTCCCCTCACAGAAGATCGGCCCCCGCTGCCGCACCGCCGCCTGGAACCGCTCGCGGCGGTTCTGCGCCAGGGTGGGCGAAAACCCGCGGTGGGCGCAGTATTCAAAGTCGTCCCGGCCGATCACCCAGGCGCGAATCTCGTCGTTGGCGATGGCGCTGGGGTTGCAAAACAGGTAGCGCTGCTGGCGGTCGAACACGGCGAGCGGGGCGGGCACCGCGTTCAGGACCGTCTCGTACGAGCGGTCACGCTCCTCCAGCGCCTCGGTCTTTCGCTGACGCTCGGTGATGTCCGTGCAGGCGAGGATGCACCCCCCAATCCCGCCGTCCTCGCCCCGTGACGGGTACAGGTGCGCGAGCATGAGGCGCGCCGAGCCGTCCGGGAGGCGGACCTCCAAGTCGATGCCCTCCAGCACCTCGCCCCCCAGGACCCGGTCGGTCCACTCGGCCAGCCGCGCCGCCTGCGCCGGGGGACACAGGGACCCGGCGAGTCCCCGACCGCCCGGTGGTGCCAGGAGGCCAGCGTCTCGGCGGGGAGCTCGGGGCGTCCAGCGCGGCCAGAAAGGCGCGCCACTCCCCGGCGCCGGGGGGCGAACCCGCGCTCAGCCCCAGGCGGCCAAGGTGGCGTTGAACCTCGGTCGGCACGAGTCAGGCTAGGCCAGGGGCTCTTACACCGCGCTTGCGGGCAGCGTCGGGCGGGGGGAAGGTCAATGGCGCTCCCCCTCCCGCCCGGCTCAGCGGTGGGGGCGGCCCCCGGAGGGGAGGTGGAACTCGGCCCGCCGTCGGCGTCCTGTCCCCCCCGCCGAGAAGCTCGCCATCCCGCGCCCACAGCGCCCTCTCTGCATCGTCCTGTTCGGCCCACTCACGGCGCGCCGCCCGCCCGTCCCGGTGCAGCCGAGAAGGTGGCGACGACGGGGGCGTGGTCCGAGGGCCGCTCGTGCCGCCGGGGCTCCGGGTCCACCGTGCAGGCCCGGCACTCGGCCGCCAGCGTCGCCGACACGAGGATGTGGTCGATCCTCAACCCCCAGTTGCGGGCAAAGGCCAGCCGCCCGTAGTTCCACCAGCTAAACACCCGCTCAGGCTGCTCGAACAGCCGGAAGGCGTCGTGCAGCCCCAGGCCCAGCAGGGCGCGGAAGGCCTCCCGCTCGGGTTCACTCACGAGGACCTGTCCCTCCCAGCGCCCCGGGCTGTGGACATCCCGGTCCTCGGGCGCGACGTTGAAGTCGCCGACCACCGCCAGCCGCTCATGGGCGCCCAGTTCACCGCGCAGCCACTCGCGCACGGCGGCCAGCCACTCCAGCTTGTAGGCGTACTTGGGCGAGCCGACCTCCTGCCCGTTGGGCACGTACAGGCAGACCACCCGGACTCCGCCCACCGTCGCCGCGATCACCCGGCGCTGCTCGTCCTCCAGGCCCGGCACGCCGACCTGCACGTCCCCCGGCGGCAGCCGGGAGAGGAGCGCGACCCCGTTGTAGGTCTTCTGGCCCGAGAACGCCGCCGAGTAGCCCAGCGCCTCAAAGTCAGCGGCGGGAAAGCGGTGGTCCTCCAGCTTGGTCTCCTGGAGGGCCAGCACGTCGGGACCCTGGCCCTCCAGCCAGGCGAGCACCTGCGGCAGGCGCACGTTCAGGGAGTTGACGTTCCAGGTGGCGACCTTCACCGGAACCCGCCGGGAAGGTGTGCGGAAATGGGGGCGGTCAGCATGGGGGGATGATGGCACGGCCCCCTCACCTGGCCTCCCCCAGCACCGTGAGTCGCGTCAGCCACCAGTCCTCCCCCGCCCGCCCCAGCGTGGCGATTCCACCCGGCCTTATCTCCGCCGCCCGCAGGCCCACGGTGAGGCGCAGGGCGGCCAGGATCACGCCCGCGTGGGTGAAGGCGGCCACCTCAGCCGTGCCAGGAAGGCTGTTCAACCAGGTGTCAATGCGTGCGTGAAAGCCGCGCCCCGTCTCTCCCCCGGGTGGCCCCAGGTTTGCGCCCGGGTCGGCCAGACCGTCGATCCAACCCCGCGGCGCCTCCCCGAACTCCGCCTCCAGCTCGGACCAGGTGCGGCCCGCCATGACCCCGAACCGCGCCTCCGTGAGGGCGGGGATGGGGATGGCCTGCGGGAATCCGGCCAGCGCGGCGGTTTGCCGGGCACGGAGGCTGGGGGAGGTGAGGGCGAGGACCCCCGGGGGCAGACGGAGGGAGGCGGCCAGCGTTCGGCCTAGCTCTGAGAGCGGCGCGTCCTCCCCCTCACGCGGGTAGCGCCGCTCGGCGTTGGGCGGGGTGGGCCGCGTGGCGAACGAGGTGCAGGGTCAGCACGGTGGGCGGCCCCAGGCGAAGGCACCCAGCGCCAGGAGTTCCCCCGTCACGATCAGCAGCCCGTACACGTCCCCGCTCAGCCCGCCCCCCAGCCGGGAGGCCGCGAACCGGGCGGCGAGCAGCACCCCGGCGAGGGCGGCGAGCGCGGCCACCCACGCCCCCGGCAGCAGCAGGGCGGGCAGGGCGAGGAGGAGGGCGGCGCCCCAGCGCCCCTCGCGCGAGCGGGCCCCCAGCGACTCCTCCCGCGCCGCCGGGTAGAGGTTCATGGGCACGAGGACGAGCAGCCGCGCGACCACCGCCGCGACGAGGGGGGCGAAGGCGGGCAGCCCCGCCCCGAGCAGGCTCCAGAGAATGAGCAGTGCCAGCACGCCCGTCGCCAGCCCGAAGGCCCCCACATGCACGTCGCGCAGGATCTCCAGCCGCCGCGCCGGGCTCTTCACGGCGAAGAGGGCGTCCGCGCTGTCCACCAGTCCGTCGAAGTGCAGCATCCCCGTGACGGCCAGCCACGCGCCCACCGCGAGGGCCGCCCGCACTCCATCCGGCAGGGGGAGGGGGAGCCACAGGCTGAACGCGACGAGCCCGCCCACCGCGTACCCCGCCAGCGGGTAGTAGGCGCTCGCCCGCGCGAAATCCCCCGCCCGCACCTCCCCGACGTGGGGCAGCGGCAGGGTGGTCAGGAACGTGAGGGCGAGGTGCGCGGCGTCCAGTTGCCGTCGCCAGCGGGGGCGGGGGTCGGTCACACCCCGGATGGTCGCACAGATGGCGGGAGGTCCGGCCTACCGCCCGGGGCGCCCCTCCCCATGCACCTGCACCTGCGCGGCCACGCCCAGCGCCAGCGTGAGGAGCTGCTCCCCCGGCAGGATGACCGTGAGCGTGCCGAGCGCGGCGTCCACCCGGCGCAGCGTGACGACTACCCCGGGCGTCAGGCCCGCCGTCACCAGCGCCCGCAGGCCCGCGGCGTCGGTATCCGGGACGCGGGACACGGTCGCCCCTTCCCCCGGCGCGAGCTGCGTCAGGCGGCGCTCGGCCCGGGACGGCACCTCGCCCGCGAGCGTCGGGATGGGGTCGCCGTGCGGGTCGTGGGTGGGGTCCCCCAGCCAGGCGGCGATGCGCGCCTCCAGCCGCTCGGAAAGGGCGTGTTCCAGCCGCTCGGCCTCCTCGTGGACCTCGTCGAGGGGCACGCCCAGTGCCCGGTGCAGGAAGAGTTCGAGGAGGCGGTGGTGGCGCAGCACCTCCAGCGCGACCCTTTGGCCCTCGGCGGTCAGGCTGGCCCCCTGGTACGGCGCGTGCGCCACCAGCCCCTGCTCGCTGAGCTTGCGCAGCATCCCGGTCGCGCTCGCGGGCACCACCCCCAGCGCGTCGGCGAGCGCCTGCGTGTTCACCTTGCCGCGCTGCCCCAGCAGGTACAGATGCTTGAGGTAGTCCTCGGCGGAGGGGGAGAGCACGCGGGCCGTCATAAGCTTATTTTAGGCGGAACGAAAAGAGGGCGGGCAAGCCGGAGGTGAGGCAGTTTGTGATGGCGGGCGGCCAGGATCGCCGCACGGCCGCGGGGTGGGCACGGCGACCCCTCTGCGGCGCAGACCCGCGGGCCACCTCCCCTGGGGGAGGCAACAACCTCCGGTTCCTGGAGGGCCGGGGCCGTCCCTGGCCCCCCAACACCCCCTCCAGCGTCCTCTCCCCGGGCTGGCAGGACCCTCCGGCGAGGGCTTTGCCGTCCCCCCACCGTCCATCCAGTCCGCGCGGAACTTTTTCGAAAGTCCCGGCCTCCTACCCTGTGAGGCAGCCTTGGACGACCTGACGGACGAGCAACTCGTGCCCCTCGCCGCGCATCCCGGGCCGCGGCGGGAGGCGGCGTTCGAGACGCTGGTGCGGCGCCACGCCGGGCGGGTTCACCGCGTGGCGGCGGGGACGGTCGGGCCGGGGGCGGCCGACGACGTGGTGCAGGAGGTGTTTATCAGCGTGTACCGGCATCTCCCGGGCTTTCGGGGACAGGCGCAGTTCACGACCTGGCTGCACCGGGTCACCCTGAACGCCTGTCACAAGGCGCTCGCGGCACGCAGCCACCTGCCGCTGGAGGAGGCCCCCGAACCCGCCGCTCCCCACAGCCCCGTCCGGGCGGGGGAACAGGCCGACCTGCGCGCCCGCCTCGCCTGGGCCATGCGCCAGCTTCCGCCCGAGCAGCGCGACGCCGTGACCCTGCGCGAACTCTCGGGCCTGGACTACGCCGAGATCGCCGGGGTCCTGGGCGTCGAGCTGGGCACCGTCAAAAGCCGCATCAACCGGGGGCGCGCGGCGCTGCGGGCCCTGCTGACCGGAATCGGAGTCACCCCATGAACGATCACGAACTGGACACCCTCTTCGCCCAGGCCCGGCAAGAGACGCCCGAGGACGCGGGGGCCGCCGAACGGTTCCTCGCCCGGCACCGGGCGGAAGGGGCCCAGGCGAGCCCGGCCATCCTCCCCCGGCGGCACGCCCACCCCTTGCGCTGGCCGCTCCTCATCGGCTGCGGCGCCCTGCTCACCGGCGCGTTCGTGTTGCGCCCCGCACCGGCGCTCCCCGCCAGCGCTGCCTACGATGCCTACCAGGCGGCCCTGGGCGACGGCTGGTAAGTCGTCTCCGGCCAAAAGAAAACCCCCGCCGCAGCGGGGGCAAAAAGTTCTTTTGGATTCGTTCAGGCGGCGAGTTCGGCCTGAATCACTTCGAGCAGGCGCCCGCCCGACAGTTGCCGGACGATCTGGCCGCGCAGCGCGTTCGCATTCTCCAGACCCAGCTC from Deinococcus aerius includes:
- a CDS encoding EAL domain-containing protein; amino-acid sequence: MLRGACAQVLAWRRPGGVPPELCVHFSGRHFAAPDVYTSLAGVLGDLGFDPRALRLEITEGVLLEHSQTIGETLARIRELGVGLSLDDFGTGYSSLGDLQFYPVDTPKIDRSFVHRMTGNGESTELVRTIIQMAKNLRLRVVAEGASRPRPSMSGSAISAATTHRATCSPGPWPRGTFRPTWPASVPCAASPGNSRGPGRSSPPLHPARHPCLGESPHLAQGGRRGEE
- the cobT gene encoding nicotinate-nucleotide--dimethylbenzimidazole phosphoribosyltransferase — protein: MTTPLHPDLAALIAATGPADPAAMRSARERQAQLTKPTGALGDLEELAVRLAGVFRTEKPWPRGVAVLVAAGDHGVAAGGVSAYPPEVTPAMVANFLADTDAGPGGAAVNAIARTVGARVYVMDAGVNAELPGHPRLVRAAVRRGTRDLRREPAMTREETEALILAGAALARRATQEGADLLVPGEMGIGNTTPAAALTARLLDLDPVEVTGRGTGVDDETLARKVGAVREALGRNGSDPSDPLGVLADLGGYEIAAMLGMMLQAAASRRAVILDGFVEGSAALVGVALAPHLRDFLFAAGECAEIGHAAQLAHLGLKPMFRLGLRLGEGTGGVLAAPLLLSAAATLREMRTFAEAGVPGGV
- a CDS encoding PAS domain-containing protein is translated as MAPPGGRGLAGSLCPPAQAARLAEWTDRVLGGEVLEGIDLEVRLPDGSARLMLAHLYPSRGEDGGIGGCILACTDITERQRKTEALEERDRSYETVLNAVPAPLAVFDRQQRYLFCNPSAIANDEIRAWVIGRDDFEYCAHRGFSPTLAQNRRERFQAAVRQRGPIFCEGSSSPCRTAAFGPCCAA
- a CDS encoding RNA polymerase sigma factor, whose amino-acid sequence is MDDLTDEQLVPLAAHPGPRREAAFETLVRRHAGRVHRVAAGTVGPGAADDVVQEVFISVYRHLPGFRGQAQFTTWLHRVTLNACHKALAARSHLPLEEAPEPAAPHSPVRAGEQADLRARLAWAMRQLPPEQRDAVTLRELSGLDYAEIAGVLGVELGTVKSRINRGRAALRALLTGIGVTP
- the xth gene encoding exodeoxyribonuclease III translates to MKVATWNVNSLNVRLPQVLAWLEGQGPDVLALQETKLEDHRFPAADFEALGYSAAFSGQKTYNGVALLSRLPPGDVQVGVPGLEDEQRRVIAATVGGVRVVCLYVPNGQEVGSPKYAYKLEWLAAVREWLRGELGAHERLAVVGDFNVAPEDRDVHSPGRWEGQVLVSEPEREAFRALLGLGLHDAFRLFEQPERVFSWWNYGRLAFARNWGLRIDHILVSATLAAECRACTVDPEPRRHERPSDHAPVVATFSAAPGRAGGAP
- the cobU gene encoding bifunctional adenosylcobinamide kinase/adenosylcobinamide-phosphate guanylyltransferase, whose product is MAVTPCHNLVYVTGGARSGKSSFGERRAAAPGQGVTYLATAQALDPEMEARITRHRADRPPGWVTVEEPVNLPQALRDAATPTVLLDCLSLWVSNLMLADLPDEAILARADALLAAARARPGLTVLVTNEVGFGIVPDNALARRYRDVLGWVNQRAAAASDEAWLLVSGLPVRLKPSALNI
- a CDS encoding metal-dependent transcriptional regulator, which translates into the protein MTARVLSPSAEDYLKHLYLLGQRGKVNTQALADALGVVPASATGMLRKLSEQGLVAHAPYQGASLTAEGQRVALEVLRHHRLLELFLHRALGVPLDEVHEEAERLEHALSERLEARIAAWLGDPTHDPHGDPIPTLAGEVPSRAERRLTQLAPGEGATVSRVPDTDAAGLRALVTAGLTPGVVVTLRRVDAALGTLTVILPGEQLLTLALGVAAQVQVHGEGRPGR
- a CDS encoding bifunctional diguanylate cyclase/phosphodiesterase, translating into MLRCLNPVSSAAGGAGPRHRLRPGHHRLQAGPGELAGLNRELETANRRLQHDALHDALTGLSNLALRRDRLEQALARAREPNGSGFAVLFLDTDRFKVISDSLGHPAGDALLVALAGRLRAELRPTDTVTRLGGDEFTLLLEPLGNGEYARGVAGRVGTARRQPFGVQEHELLVSASIGLVFGGPRYESATAVLRDADIAMDRAKARGGAGYQEFTPEMREQAVDRTHPERDLRRAIRQGELRVLYQPIVALASGRTVGFEALVRRQHPVRGLLPPPGSSTWPRRPG
- a CDS encoding adenosylcobinamide-GDP ribazoletransferase, producing MTDPRPRWRRQLDAAHLALTFLTTLPLPHVGEVRAGDFARASAYYPLAGYAVGGLVAFSLWLPLPLPDGVRAALAVGAWLAVTGMLHFDGLVDSADALFAVKSPARRLEILRDVHVGAFGLATGVLALLILWSLLGAGLPAFAPLVAAVVARLLVLVPMNLYPAAREESLGARSREGRWGAALLLALPALLLPGAWVAALAALAGVLLAARFAASRLGGGLSGDVYGLLIVTGELLALGAFAWGRPPC